A genomic segment from Hippoglossus stenolepis isolate QCI-W04-F060 chromosome 3, HSTE1.2, whole genome shotgun sequence encodes:
- the znf362a gene encoding zinc finger protein 362a isoform X3: MRELVVCKQAAAHSSCSFHRHLTFRATTTHTDRQQRMAEPRFNNPYFWPPPTAMSGQLDNLVLINKIKEQLMAEKIRPPHLPAASAPSQQPLLTPSSQVESGQHGMSKAQQMQVLHSHSSSQPDIALHARPTSSSVTGRILGDVNLNLDDKAAIKARGLWEDWHLRQLIDHPSRTNHVSGVALASRTGNLNTSEIITPTTPTSSSHSRLCGAPTPHLISGLASGHMMELGKNNGGLVGLLGPPPKEERGRKRIKAENGSSLLVVPYPILASGNDQACVTITAKEGKTYRCKMCPLTYFSKSDMQIHSKTHTEAKAHKCPHCTKSFANASYLAQHLRIHLGVKPYRCSYCEKCFRQLSHLQQHTRIHTGDRPYKCAHPGCEKAFTQLSNLQSHQRQHNKDKPFKCSNCYRAYSDSASLQIHMSAHAIKNAKAYCCSMCGRAYTSETYLMKHLAKHTVVEHVMSHHSPHHRTDSPNLPIRISLI; encoded by the exons ATGAGGGAGTTGGTTGTGTGCAAACAGGCGGCAGCCCACTCATCCTGCAGCTTCCATCGCCACCTGACATTCAGGGCGACGACTACCCACACTGACAGGCAGCAGAG GATGGCTGAACCTCGCTTTAATAATCCGTATTTCTGGCCTCCACCCACTGCGATGTCTGGCCAG CTGGATAACCTAGTCTTGATCAATAAAATCAAGGAGCAGCTGATGGCAGAGAAGATCAGACCGCCACATCTTCCCGCTGCCTCAGCTCCTTCCCAACAGCCCCTGCTGACTCCCTCCAGTCAGGTAGAAAGTGGCCAGCACGGGATGTCCAAAGCCCAGCAGATGCAAGTTCTCCACAGCCACAGCTCATCTCAGCCCGACATCGCCCTGCACGCCCGTCCGACCTCCAGCTCAGTCACAG GTCGTATTCTGGGGGACGTAAACTTGAATCTGGACGATAAGGCAGCTATAAAAGCCAGAGGTTTATGGGAAGACTGGCATCTGCGCCAACTCATTGATCATCCGTCCAGGACAAACCACGTCTCAG GTGTCGCACTGGCGTCCAGAACAGGCAACCTCAACACCTCAGAAATCATCACCCCCACTACGCCCACTTCAAGCAGCCACAGTCGGCTGTGCGGAGCGCCGacccctcacctcatctcaGGGTTAGCCAGTGGCCACATGATGGAGCTTGGGAAAAACAACGGGGGTCTTGTAGGACTCCTCGGGCCCCCTCCAAAAGAGGAGCGAGGCCGCAAGAGGATCAAGGCAGAGAACGGGTCTTCGCTGTTGGTGGTGCCCTACCCGATCCTCGCCTCGGGCAACGACCAAGCCTGTGTCACCATCACTGCCAAAGAGGGAAAGACCTACAG GTGTAAAATGTGTCCTCTGACTTACTTCTCCAAGTCAGACATGCAGATTcactctaaaacacacacagaggcaaagGCTCACAAGTGTCCTCACTGCACCAAGTCCTTTGCGAACGCGTCCTACCTGGCCCAGCACCTGCGCATACACCTGGGTGTCAAACCTTACCGCTGTTCCTACTGTGAGAAATGTTTCCGCCAGCTCtcccacctgcagcagcacaccAG GATCCACACAGGCGACCGACCATACAAATGTGCCCATCCGGGATGTGAAAAAGCTTTTACTCAGCTCTCTAATCTGCAG TCTCACCAGAGGCAgcacaacaaagacaaacccTTCAAATGCTCCAACTGTTACCGTGCCTATTCAGACTCGGCCTCGCTGCAGATCCACATGTCTGCACACGCCATCAAAAATGCCAAGGCCTACTGCTGCAGCATGTGCGGCAGGGCATACACCTCA gAGACGTATCTTATGAAGCACCTGGCTAAGCATACAGTGGTGGAACATGTGATGTCCCATCACTCGCCTCACCACAGGACAGACTCACCCAACCTCCCTATACGGATATCCCTCATCTGA
- the znf362a gene encoding zinc finger protein 362a isoform X1 produces MAEPRFNNPYFWPPPTAMSGQLDNLVLINKIKEQLMAEKIRPPHLPAASAPSQQPLLTPSSQVESGQHGMSKAQQMQVLHSHSSSQPDIALHARPTSSSVTGRILGDVNLNLDDKAAIKARGLWEDWHLRQLIDHPSRTNHVSGVALASRTGNLNTSEIITPTTPTSSSHSRLCGAPTPHLISGLASGHMMELGKNNGGLVGLLGPPPKEERGRKRIKAENGSSLLVVPYPILASGNDQACVTITAKEGKTYRCKMCPLTYFSKSDMQIHSKTHTEAKAHKCPHCTKSFANASYLAQHLRIHLGVKPYRCSYCEKCFRQLSHLQQHTRIHTGDRPYKCAHPGCEKAFTQLSNLQSHQRQHNKDKPFKCSNCYRAYSDSASLQIHMSAHAIKNAKAYCCSMCGRAYTSETYLMKHLAKHTVVEHVMSHHSPHHRTDSPNLPIRISLI; encoded by the exons ATGGCTGAACCTCGCTTTAATAATCCGTATTTCTGGCCTCCACCCACTGCGATGTCTGGCCAG CTGGATAACCTAGTCTTGATCAATAAAATCAAGGAGCAGCTGATGGCAGAGAAGATCAGACCGCCACATCTTCCCGCTGCCTCAGCTCCTTCCCAACAGCCCCTGCTGACTCCCTCCAGTCAGGTAGAAAGTGGCCAGCACGGGATGTCCAAAGCCCAGCAGATGCAAGTTCTCCACAGCCACAGCTCATCTCAGCCCGACATCGCCCTGCACGCCCGTCCGACCTCCAGCTCAGTCACAG GTCGTATTCTGGGGGACGTAAACTTGAATCTGGACGATAAGGCAGCTATAAAAGCCAGAGGTTTATGGGAAGACTGGCATCTGCGCCAACTCATTGATCATCCGTCCAGGACAAACCACGTCTCAG GTGTCGCACTGGCGTCCAGAACAGGCAACCTCAACACCTCAGAAATCATCACCCCCACTACGCCCACTTCAAGCAGCCACAGTCGGCTGTGCGGAGCGCCGacccctcacctcatctcaGGGTTAGCCAGTGGCCACATGATGGAGCTTGGGAAAAACAACGGGGGTCTTGTAGGACTCCTCGGGCCCCCTCCAAAAGAGGAGCGAGGCCGCAAGAGGATCAAGGCAGAGAACGGGTCTTCGCTGTTGGTGGTGCCCTACCCGATCCTCGCCTCGGGCAACGACCAAGCCTGTGTCACCATCACTGCCAAAGAGGGAAAGACCTACAG GTGTAAAATGTGTCCTCTGACTTACTTCTCCAAGTCAGACATGCAGATTcactctaaaacacacacagaggcaaagGCTCACAAGTGTCCTCACTGCACCAAGTCCTTTGCGAACGCGTCCTACCTGGCCCAGCACCTGCGCATACACCTGGGTGTCAAACCTTACCGCTGTTCCTACTGTGAGAAATGTTTCCGCCAGCTCtcccacctgcagcagcacaccAG GATCCACACAGGCGACCGACCATACAAATGTGCCCATCCGGGATGTGAAAAAGCTTTTACTCAGCTCTCTAATCTGCAG TCTCACCAGAGGCAgcacaacaaagacaaacccTTCAAATGCTCCAACTGTTACCGTGCCTATTCAGACTCGGCCTCGCTGCAGATCCACATGTCTGCACACGCCATCAAAAATGCCAAGGCCTACTGCTGCAGCATGTGCGGCAGGGCATACACCTCA gAGACGTATCTTATGAAGCACCTGGCTAAGCATACAGTGGTGGAACATGTGATGTCCCATCACTCGCCTCACCACAGGACAGACTCACCCAACCTCCCTATACGGATATCCCTCATCTGA
- the znf362a gene encoding zinc finger protein 362a isoform X2 has translation MAEPRFNNPYFWPPPTAMSGQEQLMAEKIRPPHLPAASAPSQQPLLTPSSQVESGQHGMSKAQQMQVLHSHSSSQPDIALHARPTSSSVTGRILGDVNLNLDDKAAIKARGLWEDWHLRQLIDHPSRTNHVSGVALASRTGNLNTSEIITPTTPTSSSHSRLCGAPTPHLISGLASGHMMELGKNNGGLVGLLGPPPKEERGRKRIKAENGSSLLVVPYPILASGNDQACVTITAKEGKTYRCKMCPLTYFSKSDMQIHSKTHTEAKAHKCPHCTKSFANASYLAQHLRIHLGVKPYRCSYCEKCFRQLSHLQQHTRIHTGDRPYKCAHPGCEKAFTQLSNLQSHQRQHNKDKPFKCSNCYRAYSDSASLQIHMSAHAIKNAKAYCCSMCGRAYTSETYLMKHLAKHTVVEHVMSHHSPHHRTDSPNLPIRISLI, from the exons ATGGCTGAACCTCGCTTTAATAATCCGTATTTCTGGCCTCCACCCACTGCGATGTCTGGCCAG GAGCAGCTGATGGCAGAGAAGATCAGACCGCCACATCTTCCCGCTGCCTCAGCTCCTTCCCAACAGCCCCTGCTGACTCCCTCCAGTCAGGTAGAAAGTGGCCAGCACGGGATGTCCAAAGCCCAGCAGATGCAAGTTCTCCACAGCCACAGCTCATCTCAGCCCGACATCGCCCTGCACGCCCGTCCGACCTCCAGCTCAGTCACAG GTCGTATTCTGGGGGACGTAAACTTGAATCTGGACGATAAGGCAGCTATAAAAGCCAGAGGTTTATGGGAAGACTGGCATCTGCGCCAACTCATTGATCATCCGTCCAGGACAAACCACGTCTCAG GTGTCGCACTGGCGTCCAGAACAGGCAACCTCAACACCTCAGAAATCATCACCCCCACTACGCCCACTTCAAGCAGCCACAGTCGGCTGTGCGGAGCGCCGacccctcacctcatctcaGGGTTAGCCAGTGGCCACATGATGGAGCTTGGGAAAAACAACGGGGGTCTTGTAGGACTCCTCGGGCCCCCTCCAAAAGAGGAGCGAGGCCGCAAGAGGATCAAGGCAGAGAACGGGTCTTCGCTGTTGGTGGTGCCCTACCCGATCCTCGCCTCGGGCAACGACCAAGCCTGTGTCACCATCACTGCCAAAGAGGGAAAGACCTACAG GTGTAAAATGTGTCCTCTGACTTACTTCTCCAAGTCAGACATGCAGATTcactctaaaacacacacagaggcaaagGCTCACAAGTGTCCTCACTGCACCAAGTCCTTTGCGAACGCGTCCTACCTGGCCCAGCACCTGCGCATACACCTGGGTGTCAAACCTTACCGCTGTTCCTACTGTGAGAAATGTTTCCGCCAGCTCtcccacctgcagcagcacaccAG GATCCACACAGGCGACCGACCATACAAATGTGCCCATCCGGGATGTGAAAAAGCTTTTACTCAGCTCTCTAATCTGCAG TCTCACCAGAGGCAgcacaacaaagacaaacccTTCAAATGCTCCAACTGTTACCGTGCCTATTCAGACTCGGCCTCGCTGCAGATCCACATGTCTGCACACGCCATCAAAAATGCCAAGGCCTACTGCTGCAGCATGTGCGGCAGGGCATACACCTCA gAGACGTATCTTATGAAGCACCTGGCTAAGCATACAGTGGTGGAACATGTGATGTCCCATCACTCGCCTCACCACAGGACAGACTCACCCAACCTCCCTATACGGATATCCCTCATCTGA